The sequence TCGTCGAGCGTGTGGCCGCGGTAGGTGAACTCACCTTCACGGCCGGTTCGGTATTCCGAGCTCATTAGTTGTTACCTCCGCGTCCGGTCCGTTTCGATGCGATGTCGCCGACCTTCCGTCCCGGCGGGGCGTCCCGCGAGACGGACTTGGGCTGACCGGGGTGCTGTCGGCCACCGCCACCGAACGGGTGGTCGACGGCGTTCATCGCGACACCACGGACGCGCGGCCACTTCGTGCCACGCGATTTCATCTTGTGGTGCTTGTTGCCGGCCTTGACGAACGGCTTCTCCGTTCGACCGCCGCCCGCGACCACGCCGACCGTGGCGCGACACTGCGGGTTGAGGCGCTTGACCTGCCCACTCGGCAGTTTGACGACCGTCACGCGCTTGTCGTGGGTCATGAGCTGTGCGCTCGTCCCAGACGCGCGTGCGAACTTCCCACCGTCACCGGGGCTGCTCTCGACGTTACAGACCGGGACCCCTTCCGGAATCTCGGCCAGCGGGAGCGTGTTCCCGGGCTTGATTTCGGCGGAGACGCCGACCTGAATCGTCTCACCGACGGTCACGCCCTCGGGGGCGAGGATGAGGCGCTGGTCGCCGTCCTCGAACTCGACCGACGCGATGGGCGCCGAGCGAGCCGGGTCGTGTTCGATGTCGA is a genomic window of Haloplanus vescus containing:
- a CDS encoding 50S ribosomal protein L2 translates to MGRRIQGQRRGRGGPTFRAPSHRYKADLEHKKDEERDTISGEIVDIEHDPARSAPIASVEFEDGDQRLILAPEGVTVGETIQVGVSAEIKPGNTLPLAEIPEGVPVCNVESSPGDGGKFARASGTSAQLMTHDKRVTVVKLPSGQVKRLNPQCRATVGVVAGGGRTEKPFVKAGNKHHKMKSRGTKWPRVRGVAMNAVDHPFGGGGRQHPGQPKSVSRDAPPGRKVGDIASKRTGRGGNN